The genomic interval GCGCAGCGCGACTTAATTCTCCTTTGAATGCTTCATATTTTATTTGGTCAGAACTAATAGGGGTAGTACCGCCACTAGGTCCACTATTATTACTTCCATAGGTAGTGCCATTATGAGAACCTCCAAGACCTCCACCTGAGCAGCCTGTACAATCTTGAATGGTATCGCAGGTGTTTAGGGTTTGAATAACCCCCACTGAACCAGTATGATTGCCTTTATCTCCACAAGTGGAAGTCGTATATCCATAGACGCAAAAGACTGGAATCATTATAGTTGTTTGTTCATACCCACAGTTGCGCTGAAATATCTCTTCTAATTGCTCAGTATCAAAAGGAGTTATAATTGCATCATCTCCCGTATATCTTGTAAATGGAAATATATCCTCTATATTTTCTAATTTATATGCTATGGTATAAGCCTTTTGTGTGTTATCATGTGTGGCTTTTAAGAGGGTGTCTCTAACTTTTTTAACCTTATAAAGTATAACTACATACCTTTAGAACCTGCTACCTTAAACTTAAGTGACTGATTAGTGAAATATTAATATGTTAAACAACCTTTAGTTTTAAAGTTATTTATAATTCTCTAGTATTCTTCAACTGAAAAATAATAATATATTAAAGGGTTGAAGTTACAGTCGTCATATTAAGATTTAGTTTTCTGAGTATCTAGATCTAATTCTAGAAGGTTTTATATTAATCATATTGAAAAAAACTTCATTGAACAATACATAGTTTTTGTGTCGATCAAAAGAGGTGGTTAAGTAAATAATTTTTGCACGACTCATAAGTCTAAAAATGGTAATAAATTCTTGAGAAGTTTTTATTTTTTTATTCAAATCAATAAGATAGAGACTTTTAACTTTCTTTTTAGAAATTATTTTTTGTTTATAATGTTTATAATTTTCATAATATTTTTTTCTGAGAAACTCCACTCTTTGATGATCTTCCCAGCCTCCTCCAGATAAGTTATTTACAGTATGGTTATCAAAAAAAGCAATTATTTTTTGATAGATTTCTTCCTTGTTTAGAGTATCTAAAGCTGGTTCATTAATTACCTTTTCAAGGTCAAATCCTGTATATAATCTGGAACATGATACGTTAAGATTATTTATAAAATTTAAGAAAGAGGATCTGTTTTTATAATTATTAGTATTTATTAAATACGAAAAATGAAAATTTTCTTTTCTAGTATACAACATTTCATTTAGTATCTGGTCTCGTTGTAAGAGCTTTTTATCTCTAGGTATTTTATTAAATTGAGACTTGTATTGCACTTCAAAAATATTTAAAACACTATCTTTTTTAAGATAATTAATATTATTATTGAAGTAACCAGTTTTTTTGGAATTTGAAATGCTAAATTTAATGTACAAAGTATCAACTTGGCAAGTTAATCCTGATGGATGACAAATAAAAAGTAATATTAAAAAAGTTAAATTAATATAGGGATGTTTCACGTAAAAGATTAAGAATTATTGAGGTATAAAAATAGTTTTGTAAAATGAGCATCATCTTTAAAATTAAGACGCTCTTTTTTAATATACTTTTTTAAAGATTTTGAATCAGTATCAAAAAGGTCGATAATAGTTGACTTCTTCAATTTTATTTTTTCTAGAGCTCCTTCGTTACTTAAGTAATACGTGTCACGTATTTTAATCTCATCGTTTACTTGTCCTCGTAATGGATCTGGATGTCCTAAAACACGCTCTGTTCTAAAGCCTTTTAGTATTTTCTTGCCGTTGTAGCTTCCCAAGTCTCTATACACCTTGAGTCTATTTTCTTCTGGATCAAGACCCACAACATAACGATCCTCATTAATGATCACATGCTCTATATTGGATAAGTCAAAAGAAAATACTGAGGTCTCAGACGTCTTAGACTCAAAAGATCCTTGAGCGGCATTGATATTAAAATTTTGTTTTAATGAGAATTTTCTACCGGTATCTAGTACAATCACAGCATCGTTGTTCCAATTTTCAAAAACATAATTAGAACCCAATACATCAGGAGGAGTAGATAAAATAGAACGGCCGCTTCCCATCGCATTGTTATTATTTTGAAGCGAGGTGAGTGCATTGTAATCTGTACCGCCGCCGCCGCCTTCTTGTGCGCTTAGGGTGTTAACAGATAATAACAATGGTAAAAGGAGGAGTGAAGATCTTCTTAAGAGGTAAATCATAATAATTAATTTTAAAGTTCAATATACTAGTTTTTTCATAGTTTTATAGCTATTCTAAAACCTATGAAAGTAAATTTATTTTTTTTGCGCTTACTCTGTGTAATCTTTATTATGGTTGCCATATGTTCCTGCAATTCCACAAAAAAACCCAAAATTCAAAAAGAACTAGCTATCAAAGAACTAGTTAAAGCAAAAATTGTGCCTATTTATAATAATTATAAAAAAGGCTACTTTAAAGAAATTCATTACTTATTTATAAATAAGACAGATCAATTACAACAGACAAGTGGCGATTTTTACAATGTGAAATATGACACCTCAAGTATTAATGTAATAGTTAGTTTTTTTGAAGAATATTTTGGTTTCAAAAATGTTATTGTTGCCTTACTGTCTAAGCCATATCCTTCAGCAATAACCTATAAGAACTTACCTGTTGAAATAACTTCTACAAAGCATGGCACTTTTCATAGAGCACAACTACCCATAGAAATGAATCTTCCTACTTATGATAGAATTTTATACGTCAGGCCTTTGGGCATAGATAATAAATACGATATTCTAGAAAAAATTAGGAATGATGCTGTCACGGTAAAAATAGGAAATGAAACTTACGGTTTTATAAATCCAGAATGGGGATACAACTTTGAAATTAATTAAGGCTTACACATCATCATAATCCACCACTACTTTTGCGCTGGTAGGGTGCGCCTGGCAGGTTAATATTAAGCCCTCGGCAACTTCTGCATCAGTGAGGATTTGGTTTTTTTCCATCTCTGCGGTCCCTTCAATTACTCTAGCGATACAACTACTACACACACCTCCTTGACACGAGTGTGGGGCATCTATATCTTTATCTAGCGCTGCGTCAAGGATGAGATCAGTCTGCTTCATTACAAACTCAAAATCTTCGTCATCACAAACGACTTTAATATTCGTTTGTCCATCTAAAGCTGCTTCTACGCTTCCCTCCTCAGAAGAAGCAGTAAAGAGTTCGAAGTGGATGTTAGTATCATTTACCCCATTTTCTTTAAGCACTTTGGTAACTTCTTTTACCATTGCCTCTGGCCCACACAAGAAATAATCATTGAAGTTGTGAGATGCATATTTATTTTTAACCACAAAATTTACTGTAGATTTCATAATACGTCCAAAGTGGGCACCATCTACGCGCGACTGGCTGTAAATATGTTCTATAGAAAAACGGCTTTTATATTGATCTCTTAAAGCAAGCAATTCTTCACGAAACATCGCCTCTTCTGGCGTTCGGTTACCATAAACGAGCACAAAGGTACTGTCCTGAGACTGAGCAAGAGTAGTTTTTATCATTGATAAAATAGGCGTGATACCTGACCCTGCGGCAAAGGCTGCATAGTGTTGAGCTTTCGCGAAAGCGGAATCTTCAATTTTAAATTTTCCTTCTGGAGGATGAACTTCTAAGGTATCGCCTTCTTTTAGCTCACGGTTTGCATAAACGGAAAATGTT from Dokdonia sp. Hel_I_53 carries:
- a CDS encoding ferredoxin--NADP reductase, producing the protein MSQFHTLSIQSIKRITDKSVAISFGIPDDLKDAFTFAPGQYITLKINIEGSEVRRAYSLCSTPQEGLTVGVKEVENGTFSVYANRELKEGDTLEVHPPEGKFKIEDSAFAKAQHYAAFAAGSGITPILSMIKTTLAQSQDSTFVLVYGNRTPEEAMFREELLALRDQYKSRFSIEHIYSQSRVDGAHFGRIMKSTVNFVVKNKYASHNFNDYFLCGPEAMVKEVTKVLKENGVNDTNIHFELFTASSEEGSVEAALDGQTNIKVVCDDEDFEFVMKQTDLILDAALDKDIDAPHSCQGGVCSSCIARVIEGTAEMEKNQILTDAEVAEGLILTCQAHPTSAKVVVDYDDV